ACATACTTCGTTGATGAAAACAACAATGGTAAGACACTATCAAAcgctttttttttcatgtacgGCAACTTTATGAAAAGTAGACGCtacaaaagtagaaaaaaatcgCATAAGTTTCGTTTAGCTGCCGTCAAGAAAGTCATTTGTAAGATCacaagaactgaaaaagaattctGCCGTAAGAGCATCTAAAGAATTTATTGTAAATTCGTCGTAGACTGAAAAAACTAGCGCTGGGTCCCCCACTATATCCTGTAGATTTCCTATATTTGCTCTTGCGCCTAACGCTATGGCATAGACAGACCTGCCCACCCTTTTTATCTTATCTAATTCGGTATTCATTTCAGCAGTGATACGTTCATGCCCATCAGATAGTACTATTACAATTTCTCGACTGTCATCGCCTTTGTTCACAGTgttgtcaaatacagtattgtcAGCAAATTTTAAAGCATCGGTTAGTTTTGAAGTTTCACACGTGTGTCTATCAGATTGACAATTACCGTCTGAGATAACAAGCCTTTGTATCGACGATAAGAACAGTTGCTTTGTTTCCGAGTCATTCAAAGCCCTCCTTAGCTGAGTGTCTGCTCCATCTTCATACGTCACCAGTGCAATTCTGACCGTATTGTTTTCCGTTTCCATTTCAGATGTTTTGTGTGTAAGATATGTGATTGCGTTTAAACCAGTTTGGAAATTGTCAGTTGACATTGTCGGTGACATGTCTAGTAGGAATACAATGTCCGAGGAGGTCGTCCATGAGCATTCTGAAGAATAAAAAGCTTTAAATCAGAGTGTACTTATAAATAGTCTAATTAACGTTTCACACATCATCATTA
Above is a genomic segment from Mercenaria mercenaria strain notata unplaced genomic scaffold, MADL_Memer_1 contig_4166, whole genome shotgun sequence containing:
- the LOC123533146 gene encoding von Willebrand factor A domain-containing protein 2-like; translation: IFFPVHNKFVKTIIPGICQPSVADLVFVLDSSASQTKEEFGKQLELINNFIDHIVIGENNLQVGVITYSFEAVTEISIGQYNDNVTLKEAVRNIKYRPGATFTDKGLKAAKELFDSTSKNRPYGHIAKRYVFVLTDGMSTKRKATVKAAENLKSTVNKVLAIGVGKEVSHIELLAIASKENTATGRSYVYSVQNFNALYAVVKELVQLTCDECSWTTSSDIVFLLDMSPTMSTDNFQTGLNAITYLTHKTSEMETENNTVRIALVTYEDGADTQLRRALNDSETKQLFLSSIQRLVISDGNCQSDRHTCETSKLTDALKFADNTVFDNTVNKGDDSREIVIVLSDGHERITAEMNTELDKIKRVGRSVYAIALGARANIGNLQDIVGDPALVFSVYDEFTINSLDALTAEFFFSSCDLTNDFLDGS